The following coding sequences lie in one Streptococcus suis genomic window:
- a CDS encoding carbohydrate ABC transporter permease — MDNRLNGLSKTGKLIIYIYMAITCLISVFPILWIFLSSLKADPMKNPGISLPTDLSFDGYIKVFTELHVLDYFWNSFKVVSISVIISIIMISMSSYVIARMDFRGKKLITAMLYSTLFIPATAMTFPVYRLVNVLGIYNTPVALIFVYSCSGIAMSFFIIKNYFAIIPKELEEAAEIDGASYAQTFWKVMLPIARPGILTAAILAFINNWNEYYWASMLIINKDELTVPALLGQFTTSFNTNYNGLFSAIVVIILPPILLFAFASKYFIEALGGGAVKG; from the coding sequence ATGGACAATCGTTTAAATGGCCTTTCCAAAACGGGAAAATTAATAATTTACATCTATATGGCTATTACTTGTTTGATTTCAGTGTTTCCAATTTTATGGATTTTCCTGTCTTCCTTAAAAGCAGATCCTATGAAAAATCCAGGTATTAGTTTACCGACAGATTTAAGCTTTGACGGTTATATCAAGGTGTTTACAGAACTGCATGTATTGGATTATTTTTGGAACAGTTTTAAAGTGGTTTCAATTTCCGTTATTATCAGCATCATCATGATTTCCATGTCTTCTTATGTCATAGCTCGAATGGATTTCCGTGGTAAAAAGTTGATAACTGCCATGTTGTACTCAACTCTTTTTATCCCTGCTACAGCTATGACATTTCCAGTCTATCGCTTGGTAAATGTTTTGGGGATTTATAATACACCAGTAGCTCTGATTTTTGTCTACTCTTGCAGCGGTATTGCTATGAGTTTCTTTATTATAAAAAACTACTTTGCAATCATCCCTAAAGAATTAGAAGAAGCAGCTGAGATTGATGGAGCAAGCTATGCTCAGACGTTTTGGAAAGTTATGCTACCAATTGCTAGACCTGGCATTTTAACGGCAGCAATTTTAGCCTTTATTAACAACTGGAATGAGTATTACTGGGCTTCTATGCTGATTATCAATAAAGATGAGTTGACGGTTCCAGCCTTACTTGGACAGTTCACAACTAGCTTTAATACCAATTATAATGGTCTTTTTTCAGCTATCGTTGTGATTATCTTACCACCAATTTTACTCTTTGCTTTTGCAAGTAAATACTTTATTGAAGCCCTTGGAGGAGGAGCAGTTAAAGGATGA